A window of Cryptomeria japonica chromosome 3, Sugi_1.0, whole genome shotgun sequence contains these coding sequences:
- the LOC131049427 gene encoding probable pectate lyase 22, whose translation MASNGSLQLLLLLVAIFFFQSIFGTSVNLTKTENAVEYHVEKPELVAQMVERSLNISKRKLSSCGTGNPIDDCWRCDPNWVNNRKRLADCAIGFGKNAIGGQNGRFYIVTDPSDDDPVNPRPGTLRHAVIQTEPLWIIFQRDMVIQLKEELIMNSYKTIDGRGANVHIANGACITIQYVNNIIIHGIHIHDCKPAGNTNVRSSPTHYGYRTRSDGDGISIFGSSAIWVDHCSLSSCTDGLIDAIRGSTAITISNSFFTHHDKVMLLGHSDDYTQDVKMQVTVAFNHFGEGLVQRMPRCRHGYFHVVNNDYTHWEMYAIGGSANPTINSQGNRFLASDSTKEVTKHEDAPESTWSNWNWRSEGDLMLNGAFFRASGAGASSTYAKASSMAARPSSIVGSITATSGVLTCRKGSSC comes from the exons ATGGCCAGCAATGGATCCTTACAGTTGTTGCTTCTTTTAGTTGCTATCTTCTTCTTCCAGTCGATATTTGGAACTTCTGTAAATTTGACGAAGACAGAAAATGCGGTTGAATATCATGTTGAGAAGCCGGAGCTTGTGGCTCAAATGGTAGAAAG GAGCTTAAATATTTCGAAAAGAAAGCTGAGCTCGTGCGGAACGGGGAACCCCATCGACGACTGTTGGCGTTGTGATCCTAACTGGGTTAATAACAGAAAGAGGCTGGCTGATTGTGCCATTGGCTTTGGCAAAAACGCCATTGGAGGCCAGAATGGCAGATTTTATATAGTTACAGATCCCAGTGACGATGACCCTGTCAATCCTCGACCTGGCACTCTGCGCCACGCTGTTATTCAAACCGAGCCTCTCTGGATTATTTTCCAAAGAGATATGGTTATTCAGCTCAAGGAGGAGCTTATCATGAACAGTTACAAGACCATTGATGGTAGAGGCGCCAATGTTCATATAGCAAATGGAGCTTGCATCACAATTCAGTATGTGAACAACATCATCATTCATGGAATTCATATCCACGACTGTAAACCTGCTGGAAATACAAATGTGAGGAGCTCACCCACCCATTATGGGTATAGAACCAGAAGTGATGGAGATGGGATTTCCATCTTTGGATCAAGTGCGATTTGGGTAGACCACTGTTCATTGTCAAGCTGTACAGATGGACTGATCGACGCCATCAGAGGGTCCACAGCTATCACTATTTCAAACAGCTTTTTCACTCACCATGACAAG GTGATGCTCCTGGGACATAGCGATGACTACACCCAAGACGTTAAAATGCAAGTAACAGTTGCATTCAACCactttggagaagggcttgttcagCGTATGCCTAG ATGCCGACATGGATACTTCCATGTAGTGAACAATGATTACACCCACTGGGAAATGTACGCAATCGGGGGAAGTGCAAACCCCACCATTAACAGCCAAGGCAACAGATTCCTTGCTTCTGACTCAACCAAGGAG GTGACAAAGCATGAAGATGCACCAGAAAGTACGTGGAGCAACTGGAATTGGAGATCAGAGGGAGATCTGATGTTAAACGGGGCGTTCTTCAGAGCATCAGGAGCTGGAGCATCGTCAACGTATGCCAAAGCTTCGAGTATGGCGGCAAGGCCTTCCTCTATTGTGGGCTCTATCACTGCGACGTCAGGTGTCCTCACCTGCAGAAAAGGTTCCAGCTGTTAG